A region of the Silene latifolia isolate original U9 population chromosome 9, ASM4854445v1, whole genome shotgun sequence genome:
GAAGCAAACAATCAGGAAGCTGGTAATTCGAGTACACCAGAGAAGACAGAGAGAAAAACTAGACAACCAAAGAAGCATGCCCTGACAAGGTGTGGCTGCAAGGCAAACATGAGGTTGAGAACCTGTCCAAAAACAGACGACAGACCAGCTGGATATATTGTGGACGTCTTTATAGACGTTTACAATCTCTCTTTTTACTCTGTCAAAAATAGAGAGTTCCAAAAACTCTAAAGGGACGTCCATGACTACATTAAGAGGACCATTATTGATTATACTAAGCTAAACATAAGTCCAACATTGAGCTTCAGAATTAtcaaggaatactcaaatggttatcaAAATATCGGTGGCTctttgctagacttcaaaaacatcaaacgaaatatcaagtgttacattggggataAGGATGCCAAAATGTTTATTGGGCATTTCAAAATGCTTGCTGAAACAAAGGGGTTTTATTTTGCTTATGACGAGGATGAGAACAAATGTTTGACAAAGGTTATTTGGGCTGATAAGGAAGGCATAAACAACTACAAAATATATGGAGATACGATctcgtttgaccctacttatgggacaaacaaatatttcatggtATTTACTCCCTTCATGggagtagaccacaacaagaaaacaatcacttttgcCGCTGGATTACTTGAATTTGAGAGTTAGGAATCATTTGAATggattttttcgaaatttctgGAAGCAATGGGGCAGCAGCAACCTCAGTGTATAATAACCGACCAATGCCCTGGAATTAAAAAGGCATGTCCAAACATTTTGAAGAATTATGTGCACAAgtactgcatgtggcatatcatgcagaAAGTGCCTGAGAAGGTCGGAAGAGCAATATGCAATGACACGGAATTTATGACAGACATAAATGCTGTTGTTTGGGATGTTGACTTAGAACCAGAAAAATTTGAACAAAACTGGCAAACCGTTATTGAAGCACATGGTATGCAAAACAACCGCTGGTTGAAGTACGTATTCTCAATCAGACAAAAGTGGATACCGGCTTACTTTCGCGATCTGCTTCTAGGTTGTTTGCTGAGGATAACCCAGAGATCTGAAAGTTCAAACAACtatttcaaatggtttgaaagcCACTTTGGAACCCTTGTTGAGTTCTGGATGAGGTACAATTCTGCAATAGAACAACAAATGCATTCACAAAGGCGGATGGACACTGCCAACGAGGATAGTATGCTCGAGAAAGTAGGACCAATGAAGGTAGAGATACATGCGTCACTTGTGTACACACATCCTATCTTTACAGACTTTCAGCAGGAAGTCAAACATGCGATATGCAGCATGGGGGTCAGGGGTTTGACAACAATAGGGATAGTGGAGTACCATGATGTTCGTGATGGACTGAAGCACAGAAACTTCCGAGTGGAATTTAACATCTAAACTAAAGAGAGCAAATGTGCATGTAAGCTGTTTGAGAGGCGTGGCATTGTCTGTCGACATATACTGtgggtgtggaatggtaggcAGGTATACAAGATACCTGAGCCTTATGTCCttgctcgatggacaaagaaatccTACAGACCAATTGTCCAAGATGAAACTGAAAGGTCATAGAAGAGATTGACGAAGCTGACATCAAGAAAGCTGAGATGTCAAAGGCTTGGTCTGAGATTTATGCAACTGTCGGGgtgatggacactcatgctacgGTTAAACAGATGAAGCAACTGCAGAAAACCCTGAAACAGTTCAGGGAGAACATCACAGGACCAATTGAACCCAAAACTAAAAGCCAGGAAATCGAGGATCTTCTTGGCATCACAGCTTCAAATGATATTGACCTTCGACCGccaaacaaggccaagaataagggAAGTGGCAAAAGATTGAGGTCGTTGAAAGAAAAGGCCAAGAGCAAGCCATAAAAGAGGAAGCGAAGATGCGGTAACTGCAAGAAGTGGGTAAACCACAACGTAGAACTTGTAATCTTCCTTTTGCTGAAAGTCCCCCttctgatgacgatgatgaagaagaatcggaaactgaagaggtatgaatctgcactattattcttttattattctaatgttatcctgttattatgctgttattcctCTATTATTCTGGTGTTACGCAAAAGACAAGGGCTATGATGAAGACCTCGCCTAAACATCaaagacttttactatttgtcattgtttgaaTTATATTTTATCCTAAAATGTTACTCCCTCTGGCTTTTATTTTTCTTCCCGTTTCTCTattatatgtgaggagtattataatgaaatgagaagaaaacagcaagccggagggagtactagataataaagtgagacctacattatatgagaattattactagttaatttgctttttttttttaaatcttatcTGATTGTCTTCCACAAACCAATCATAAATAAAACTCCATTTAACAGTACAATAATAGTTGAATAacagattaatattattaattaaaggcttttcagttttcacaacagttacctaatctaatctaattagaAAAAAAATGTTTGTATCTCACAACCACCTATAAATACTTccattggaaaaaaaaaacagagactGAAAATTTCATTCCAAAAAACCTCTTTATCTCCTTtgcaaaaggtaatttcttatgtttttatttttatttttctttggttaCACTATATTCGATACCGCAGAAAGGTAATTTTCTTTTTTATGCTCTGCTTTGCTTTTGGTTGAAATATTTTGaacatctttttataatgcaaaaaggTTCATACTTCCCATGGTGCAGAATGAGTGACGTAACTGACGATAACTAAAGGTCTCCAACATGGGAGGAAATTGATGAAGCAAAACAGAAAATAGAGTCACTTTTAATAGAGTTGATCGAGACATGAACAAATGTAGAGGCAGCAGAAAACCGTGAAGAGGTCTTAATAACAGAGCTCGCAAACGTTAGAGCACAATTGAAGGTTGCTGAAATTCACAATGAATGTATGCGTAGACAgttaaaggaaaagaaaaataggaactacATAGAAGCCGACATGGACAATTAATTCATCGCTGGTGTGAATGCTTTGCAGAAGTCTTACGCTGAACTTTATCCTCCAATCTCTGACAATTGGACACCAGTTCTGAAAGCCATGGAACTTATGGATGGATACAAAAACCCTTTTAAGGATGagtggtcggactaaatcttttcggtaacttgtcgttacgagcacctagaccaaaacacaatttataacttcacaaacaactccacaattagtaaagaggcaagtaaaggtcggatcccaagggacgggaattgagatgagatttctattgaaactagtggtgtcttaggggtgtcacagttgggttgatgtagaaggtcactaaactaaatagcaatgaaaataaacaagcaagatgaattaaaagggttgtaaacaattgataaaaagcactagggtgtcatgaggtcataggggaatcatgggaattgatcatacaaacatgttctcaaattataagcaagcaattatgttgtgatggattgagttgggttatatcttacaatcctaggaaagtttgggtcccggagctgaatcgattagattgtacaacacctacaagtcgacttaatcttccctactcaacaacatgcatggtctaatgagactcgagttggtttatgtcttacaagtctcattgaaaagataggtgatgggtaaaaaatgtaaggattcataggctcgcatttcatcaaacataacatgtgcatgagttgagatcaaaacaagcaagtaaataaaccatgaaagcatattaatttaagcatgaatcattccccatgttggtttcccctaatcacccattaaccctagctaggtgactactcactcattatcatgttgatcatgctagcaaggttgtcaatcataccaacaaagtaaaacatgatgaataaatgaaagtaattaacaataattaaaaagggattaagagaattatacctactaatgattccaataataaagcaaagataaaagaagtacttgatgcttgattgagaggttgtcaatctcccaataataacccaaataatcttcaattacccaaaataaaggatgaacaaaagagagattaaggaaataaaacttgtattaaaacttgattaattgttgattataaaaccaaagagagatttgattgatattaactactctaagaattggtaagaagaacatgctgttctaattagactaatggggtatttatagtggaaattaggtggatgcattagggttaactaagggctaaactagtaattacacttttgagatttgagcagggaaacgccagtatttttcgaaggatgggcatctttcattgaagcttgaagaaacgaaatcttgctgtcttggaatccgtgcgtcttaggcacgggacggccggattcagcagtctctgcccgggcgtcttcaagggaatccgggcgtcttctgggcttgctgctcgggcgtctttgggagaagacggccggaATGTAGAGGTTGAGGATGGGCGTCttccagtcaatccgcacggattgctggacagcttcatttctttattcttttcttcctttccttcataaaatccttggggatttcctcggggatgcaaggatcctttcgcgtcattgcccaactactataatatgtacaaatgcattctaatcttgtctctcgttgatgcttggtcattgaaatcaatcaatttagtctcattttgccatgaaaatgcaaggtttgcactcctttcctaccaaggacacaaaacctcaaagaatatgcaaaacaaagaactaaagacaataaatgacccaaatatgcactaaaaagcatgggaacaaggctaattcgggggctaaatatgcgcatcaaatatccccaaaccgaacctttgctcgtcccgagtaaagaggtgacgaagactaggaccattatttaaactaacctaataacatagctgatatgagacaattagcgggtctcactccgccccttcaactcacaacaagacaaccatgaggtaggatgccttcttgcaaggcaaggtgggtcttgccaaaatggcgacacatccaaacattaagcacacaaaatcaaatagtggatgcatctacaaaaggaatagccacttcctcatcaagtagcggaggcaactaaaagagaacaaatttaagagcatataatccgtcacaaatactagttcaacaaatcactaaggctaagaggatggcactaaatcacctccaaatggtgttaaactagactactttcgtcctcaatttccaaatgctttcgtcaagagcgatcggatggtgtggaatgatgatccctatgatgctagtagcatatgacatgacaagtctcgaattctctacaaaagtaaaggtcatggatcgtcccaagctcgacaaagtggcttgacaaaaaggctttttgggaatggaatgctcaaatcgttataaacaaagggtggatatgactagtattcaaaaattgacctgattcaattttcacatttcaaaaattagagatggggtttgtctcttccgtgctaatgtcctttgctttggccaatcgcttattaggcaaccggttaacctctagacaatagctttttggggtaatagtcactctgtctctgggcggttgaattcacaaccgtgtgggggcccaattcaatggatccctctccaaagcacattgaagtggtacgcctccatcaaaacaactaaatttctcaatatttcaacatttcataacatttgaggtttccttggcattaaacgtttccacatacaaaatctttgaaatgagcacttcaaacttattgatagaaggtatttttgggttgccttaccacaaggtcaa
Encoded here:
- the LOC141601704 gene encoding protein FAR1-RELATED SEQUENCE 5-like encodes the protein MGQQQPQCIITDQCPGIKKACPNILKNYVHKYCMWHIMQKVPEKVGRAICNDTEFMTDINAVVWDVDLEPEKFEQNWQTVIEAHGMQNNRWLKYVFSIRQKWIPAYFRDLLLGCLLRITQRSESSNNYFKWFESHFGTLVEFWMRYNSAIEQQMHSQRRMDTANEDSMLEKVGPMKVEIHASLVYTHPIFTDFQQEVKHAICSMGVRGLTTIGIVEYHDVRDGLKHRNFRVEFNI